A portion of the Desulfovibrio oxyclinae DSM 11498 genome contains these proteins:
- a CDS encoding phosphoribosylanthranilate isomerase has translation MKLHGSRPRPLIKVCGMTRMEDVKLCTALGVDMVGFIFHPPSPRCAAPAFVRSVPEGFPAKVGVFVRQDAQEILDIMDECRLDMAQLHGDHDPKTCEAVGRDRVIKVLWPQRHDSATTLQDEVDRFSPHCKHLLFDAGKKGGGHGESFDFTKLQTLEIIKPWFLAGNIGSHNVQGALESGACGLDLNSSVESEPGIKDSKKIRDLFSRLREES, from the coding sequence ATGAAGCTGCATGGAAGCCGTCCCCGACCGCTGATCAAAGTCTGCGGCATGACGCGCATGGAAGACGTGAAGCTCTGCACCGCCCTCGGCGTGGACATGGTCGGTTTCATCTTCCACCCCCCCAGCCCTCGCTGCGCGGCCCCGGCTTTCGTGCGTTCCGTCCCCGAGGGTTTCCCGGCCAAGGTCGGCGTGTTCGTCCGTCAGGACGCGCAGGAAATCCTCGACATCATGGACGAATGCCGCCTCGATATGGCCCAGTTGCATGGCGACCATGATCCCAAAACCTGCGAAGCCGTCGGCCGCGACCGAGTCATCAAGGTACTGTGGCCGCAGCGACACGATTCAGCAACAACACTTCAGGACGAAGTGGACCGGTTCTCCCCCCACTGCAAACACCTCCTGTTTGATGCCGGAAAAAAAGGCGGCGGGCACGGGGAAAGCTTTGATTTTACTAAACTGCAAACACTCGAAATAATTAAACCATGGTTCCTTGCAGGCAACATCGGAAGCCACAACGTGCAGGGCGCTCTCGAATCAGGAGCCTGTGGACTGGATCTCAATTCGAGCGTCGAGTCCGAGCCGGGAATCAAGGACAGTAAAAAAATCCGGGACCTTTTCTCCCGGTTGAGGGAAGAGTCATGA
- a CDS encoding indole-3-glycerol phosphate synthase TrpC yields the protein MLDKFRKAKQAEIDMLHAEFAQGRIPAAFNGERPSFIDAIRTHGPGAVIAEFKPKSPSKGQLREHANILDTAELYERHGAAAMSVLTEPEYFGGAPEYLFMARQTCRLPLLRKDFILDPLQIAQTASTPASAVLLIARMFETSAELRDMVRLAKSAGLTPVVEVFDEADLKHSREAEADVIQVNNRDLGTLTTTLDISRRLVQDKAEGELWISASGVDTRKQVEEVATMGFDAVLVGTSLMLAEAPGAKLDYLTGAVE from the coding sequence ATGCTGGATAAGTTCCGCAAGGCGAAACAGGCCGAGATAGACATGCTGCACGCGGAGTTCGCGCAAGGCCGCATCCCCGCCGCTTTCAACGGCGAGCGGCCTTCCTTCATCGACGCCATCCGCACGCACGGTCCCGGCGCGGTGATTGCGGAGTTCAAGCCCAAATCGCCATCAAAGGGTCAGCTTCGTGAGCACGCCAACATCCTCGACACCGCCGAGCTGTACGAACGCCACGGGGCCGCCGCCATGTCTGTACTCACGGAGCCTGAATACTTCGGCGGCGCTCCGGAATACCTGTTCATGGCTCGCCAGACCTGCAGACTGCCTCTGCTGCGAAAGGACTTCATCCTCGACCCGCTGCAGATCGCCCAGACCGCCTCGACCCCGGCCTCGGCAGTGCTGCTCATTGCAAGGATGTTCGAAACTTCCGCCGAGCTTCGGGACATGGTCCGCCTTGCCAAATCCGCAGGACTGACCCCGGTCGTGGAAGTCTTTGACGAAGCCGACCTGAAACACTCCCGCGAAGCCGAAGCGGATGTGATTCAGGTGAACAACCGGGATCTCGGCACCCTGACCACCACGCTGGATATTTCACGCAGGCTGGTGCAGGACAAGGCCGAGGGTGAACTCTGGATCAGCGCCAGCGGCGTGGACACCCGAAAGCAGGTTGAGGAAGTCGCGACCATGGGCTTTGACGCGGTGCTGGTCGGCACCAGCCTGATGCTCGCCGAGGCTCCGGGCGCAAAACTGGACTACCTGACGGGAGCAGTGGAATGA
- the trpD gene encoding anthranilate phosphoribosyltransferase, with protein MTTPANILDTLAKGESLTDEQASAMFDRLMNGDLHPAQAGAFLMGLRAKGEDSTDIAAGVRAGLDRALKIPGYDGPNGKPVIDTCGTGGDGSMSFNCSTATALFLADMGHCVAKHGNRALSSSCGSADALEDIGVPIENTPEEAAKQLDAANFTFLFAPAYHPAFKHVMPIRQALGIRTVFNFMGPLLNPARPSHQLMGVGDPERLQIMGESLLLTGVDRAFVISGTGGFDEVTTFGPARGYFIHDGIMEKTTINPDRMGFKAHSPDDVRVQDRAQAVAVLREILDGNGPRAMMDMVAVNLAACLNLLGEGTMRECADIARDKVNEGLSGGIPNAG; from the coding sequence ATGACGACACCAGCAAACATACTGGACACTCTGGCAAAGGGCGAAAGCCTCACCGACGAACAGGCCAGCGCCATGTTCGACAGGCTCATGAACGGCGACCTGCATCCCGCACAGGCCGGAGCTTTCCTCATGGGACTTCGCGCCAAGGGCGAGGACTCCACCGACATCGCCGCAGGCGTGCGCGCCGGACTGGATCGCGCCCTGAAGATTCCCGGTTACGATGGCCCCAACGGCAAGCCGGTCATCGACACCTGCGGCACCGGCGGCGACGGTTCCATGAGCTTCAACTGCTCCACCGCCACCGCCCTGTTCCTTGCGGACATGGGACACTGCGTGGCCAAACACGGCAACCGCGCCCTGTCATCCTCCTGCGGCAGCGCGGACGCTCTTGAAGACATTGGCGTACCCATTGAGAACACTCCGGAGGAAGCCGCCAAGCAGCTCGACGCGGCCAACTTCACCTTCCTCTTCGCCCCGGCCTACCACCCGGCCTTCAAGCACGTCATGCCCATCCGTCAGGCGCTGGGCATCCGCACGGTCTTCAACTTCATGGGTCCCCTGCTGAACCCGGCCCGTCCTTCGCACCAGCTCATGGGCGTGGGCGACCCTGAAAGGCTCCAGATCATGGGCGAGTCCCTGCTGCTCACCGGCGTGGACCGCGCCTTCGTCATCTCCGGCACCGGCGGATTCGACGAGGTGACCACCTTCGGTCCGGCACGCGGCTACTTCATCCATGACGGAATCATGGAAAAGACTACCATCAACCCCGACAGGATGGGGTTCAAGGCACACTCTCCCGACGACGTGCGCGTGCAGGACCGGGCACAGGCCGTTGCGGTGCTGCGGGAAATCCTTGACGGGAACGGCCCAAGAGCCATGATGGACATGGTGGCGGTGAACCTCGCGGCTTGCCTGAACCTGCTTGGCGAAGGCACCATGCGCGAGTGCGCGGACATTGCGCGAGACAAGGTCAACGAAGGGCTCTCCGGAGGCATCCCCAATGCTGGATAA
- a CDS encoding anthranilate synthase component II gives MFLLIDNYDSFTFNLVQAFQQLGADPVVVKNDRPELLDMAADGRLDRVCISPGPSNPGNAGYCLEFLNRLPHVVPVLGVCLGHQCLGHHAGAKVTRAGRIMHGKTSKVFHENEGLFEGLPSGMEVCRYHSLIVEPNGTKAFDVTATAGRGEIMGLKYRDRPWHGVQFHPESILTPDGPKLLKNFLNISGL, from the coding sequence ATGTTTTTGCTCATAGATAACTACGACTCGTTCACCTTCAATCTGGTGCAGGCCTTCCAGCAACTCGGAGCCGACCCGGTTGTGGTGAAGAACGACAGACCCGAACTGCTGGACATGGCCGCGGACGGGCGTCTCGACCGTGTGTGCATCTCCCCCGGCCCCAGCAATCCCGGCAACGCAGGCTACTGCCTCGAATTCCTGAACCGTCTGCCGCACGTGGTGCCGGTGCTGGGCGTCTGCCTCGGTCACCAGTGTCTCGGCCATCATGCAGGGGCCAAGGTCACGCGCGCAGGGCGCATCATGCACGGCAAGACGTCCAAGGTGTTTCACGAAAACGAAGGCCTGTTCGAAGGGCTGCCCTCCGGCATGGAAGTCTGCCGTTACCACTCCCTCATCGTGGAACCGAACGGCACCAAGGCCTTCGACGTGACCGCAACCGCTGGCCGCGGCGAGATCATGGGACTCAAGTACCGCGACAGGCCGTGGCACGGCGTGCAGTTCCACCCGGAGTCCATCCTGACTCCGGACGGCCCGAAGCTGCTCAAGAACTTCCTGAACATCAGCGGTCTGTAA
- a CDS encoding anthranilate synthase component I family protein, translating to MKPIQLKQYGKWLPADVQTPISLYLGLVGDAPGILLESAEVDGRLGRYTLIAWDFRLSLRPENGKLAVEATDERLKPLEKFSGMNFLDGLRRVLRAVAVEQETDDGPLPALTRGLYGYLGYGIAGMLEPKLAESVKPEDAEACLNLPGQMVLFDHLRHSCCYLSLDKGSVPRPVAAEWGTDLAAPEASEPQMYPERDDYLRAVEKTKELIADGECIQAVLSTRFTVPLPDDPFRIYRRLRQANPSPFMFYMKLPGCDGTLLGSSPEMMVRCEEGRLEVRPIAGTRPRGGNESEDLALADELLADPKERAEHVMLVDLGRNDLGRISNPGTVEVKRFMNVERFSHVMHLTSYVEGELQDGLDAVDVLRATFPAGTLSGAPKVRAMEIISEMEPQERGPYGGCIGFLGLDSDSVSLDTGITIRSLWVRNGQCHWQAGAGIVHDSVPEKEWEECRNKARVLMEVINGRGGTDVFAHR from the coding sequence ATGAAACCCATTCAACTCAAACAGTACGGGAAATGGCTCCCGGCGGACGTCCAGACCCCCATCAGCCTGTATCTCGGGCTGGTGGGCGACGCCCCCGGCATTCTGCTGGAATCCGCCGAGGTGGACGGAAGACTTGGACGCTACACCCTCATCGCATGGGACTTCCGCCTTTCGCTGCGTCCCGAGAACGGCAAGCTCGCCGTGGAAGCTACGGACGAACGCCTCAAGCCGCTGGAAAAGTTCTCGGGCATGAACTTCCTTGACGGTCTGCGCCGTGTGCTGCGCGCCGTTGCCGTGGAACAGGAAACCGACGACGGCCCGCTGCCCGCCCTGACGCGCGGCCTTTACGGCTACCTCGGATACGGCATCGCCGGAATGCTCGAACCCAAGCTGGCGGAGAGCGTTAAGCCCGAAGACGCAGAAGCCTGCCTGAACCTGCCCGGCCAGATGGTGCTGTTCGACCACCTGCGCCACTCCTGCTGCTACCTGTCGCTGGACAAGGGTTCCGTGCCGCGTCCGGTTGCCGCCGAATGGGGCACCGACCTCGCTGCACCGGAAGCCAGCGAGCCGCAGATGTACCCCGAGCGTGACGACTACCTGCGCGCCGTGGAAAAGACCAAGGAGCTCATCGCGGACGGCGAATGCATTCAGGCCGTGCTTTCCACGCGCTTCACTGTGCCTCTGCCGGACGATCCCTTCCGCATCTACCGCAGGCTCAGGCAGGCCAACCCCTCGCCGTTCATGTTCTACATGAAGCTCCCCGGTTGCGACGGCACCCTGCTCGGCTCCTCGCCGGAGATGATGGTCCGCTGCGAAGAGGGACGACTCGAAGTGCGTCCCATCGCCGGAACCCGTCCGCGCGGCGGCAACGAGAGCGAAGACCTCGCCCTTGCCGACGAGTTGCTGGCCGACCCCAAGGAACGCGCCGAACACGTCATGCTGGTGGATCTGGGCCGCAACGACCTTGGCCGCATCTCCAACCCCGGCACCGTGGAAGTGAAGCGGTTCATGAATGTGGAGCGTTTCTCCCACGTCATGCACCTGACCTCCTATGTAGAAGGCGAGCTTCAGGACGGACTGGACGCGGTGGACGTGCTCCGGGCCACTTTCCCCGCCGGTACGCTCTCTGGCGCTCCCAAGGTCCGGGCCATGGAGATCATCTCCGAAATGGAACCGCAGGAGCGCGGCCCCTACGGCGGCTGCATCGGCTTCCTCGGCCTCGACTCGGATTCGGTCAGCCTCGACACGGGCATTACCATCCGCAGCCTGTGGGTCCGCAATGGTCAGTGCCACTGGCAGGCCGGCGCGGGCATCGTTCACGATTCGGTGCCCGAGAAGGAATGGGAGGAATGCCGCAACAAGGCGCGCGTTCTCATGGAAGTCATCAACGGACGCGGAGGAACCGATGTTTTTGCTCATAGATAA
- a CDS encoding prephenate dehydrogenase, with amino-acid sequence MQPAFARIAVAGSDGQMGALLMERFRATGAHVQGYDCETKPAEVAEIVAGCDLLLLCIPVTAFPSVLGTLKENLQPDTVLADVCSVKVKPMKEMMDAHGGPVVGTHPLFGPVIPEGFEPRVAVAEGRDTDAANRVAALFEACGYDTFMTTAEEHDRAMAAIQGLNYITTAAYLGMASRLPNADKFVTPSFNRRLDAARKMLTQDSELFADISEANPYLQETARGFMSFLSLAAGGDFDLLTSLAQWWWREDNTGEGCIREPD; translated from the coding sequence ATGCAGCCCGCGTTTGCCCGCATAGCCGTGGCCGGCTCGGACGGCCAGATGGGCGCGCTGCTCATGGAACGGTTCCGCGCGACCGGTGCCCACGTGCAAGGTTACGATTGTGAAACAAAGCCGGCAGAGGTCGCCGAAATCGTTGCCGGTTGCGACCTGCTGCTGCTATGTATTCCGGTAACGGCTTTTCCTTCCGTGCTGGGCACGCTAAAGGAAAACCTGCAACCCGACACCGTGCTGGCGGACGTCTGCTCGGTGAAGGTCAAACCCATGAAGGAAATGATGGACGCGCACGGCGGCCCCGTGGTGGGCACCCACCCCCTCTTCGGACCGGTAATCCCGGAAGGCTTCGAGCCGCGCGTTGCCGTGGCCGAAGGCCGTGACACGGATGCCGCGAATCGGGTGGCCGCCCTCTTCGAAGCCTGCGGGTACGACACCTTCATGACCACCGCCGAAGAACATGATCGCGCCATGGCCGCCATCCAGGGGCTGAACTACATCACCACCGCCGCCTACCTCGGCATGGCCTCGCGCCTGCCCAACGCGGACAAGTTCGTGACCCCCTCCTTCAACCGCCGCCTCGACGCCGCCCGCAAGATGCTCACGCAAGACTCCGAACTCTTTGCGGACATCTCCGAGGCCAACCCCTATCTTCAGGAAACCGCTCGCGGTTTCATGTCCTTCCTGTCCCTCGCCGCCGGCGGGGACTTCGATCTGCTGACCTCCCTCGCCCAGTGGTGGTGGCGCGAAGACAATACAGGGGAGGGGTGCATCCGAGAACCGGACTAG